Proteins encoded together in one Camelina sativa cultivar DH55 chromosome 9, Cs, whole genome shotgun sequence window:
- the LOC104710054 gene encoding zinc-finger homeodomain protein 7-like translates to MELGGKGNAITSTTMISTNTIEVKAHTKPFPDPEAKPESADPSIALFPIKKETQKSRTRVDQPAKYRECQKNHAASTGGHVVDGCCEFLAGGEEGTLGALKCAACNCHRNFHRKEVYGHKQDQMMITPAFYSSNSSYKAMQPRVMHPTGEIGRRTSSSSEDMKKILSHHNQNVDGRCLMMMMTTTTRKKKKRVRTKINEEQKEKMKEFAERLGWRMQKKDEEEIDKFCKVVNLRRQVFKVWMHNNKQAMKRNSNTTSEL, encoded by the coding sequence ATGGAGCTTGGAGGAAAAGGTAATGCAATTACTTCCACAACAATGATCTCAACCAACACCATTGAAGTAAAGGCACACACCAAACCGTTCCCCGATCCAGAAGCCAAACCAGAGTCAGCAGATCCATCCATAGCTTTATTCCCGATCAAGAAAGAAACCCAAAAATCGAGGACACGTGTCGACCAACCAGCTAAGTACCGTGAATGCCAGAAGAACCACGCGGCCTCAACCGGAGGACACGTTGTAGACGGATGCTGCGAGTTCTTGGCCGGTGGTGAAGAAGGCACGCTCGGTGCGCTAAAATGCGCCGCCTGTAATTGTCACCGGAACTTCCACAGGAAAGAAGTGTACGGACACAAACAAGATCAGATGATGATAACTCCGGCTTTCTATAGCAGCAACAGCTCGTACAAGGCTATGCAGCCACGTGTGATGCATCCAACAGGTGAGATTGGACGGAGGACTTCGTCGTCGAGTGAGGATATGAAGAAGATTCTTAGCCATCATAACCAGAACGTTGATGGGAgatgtttgatgatgatgatgacgacgacgacgaggaagaagaagaagagagtgagaaCTAAGATCAACGAAGAacaaaaggagaagatgaaggagtTTGCAGAGAGATTAGGGTGGAGGATgcagaagaaagatgaagaagagattgataAGTTTTGTAAGGTGGTGAATCTGAGGAGACAGGTTTTTAAAGTTTGGATGCATAataacaagcaagcaatgaagAGGAACAGTAACACTACTAGTGAATTGTAA
- the LOC104710052 gene encoding uncharacterized protein LOC104710052, with product MPTFSAIALDRMIEPGASTSVESVPTAFYSKPPPPPISKLEKGKGKLPNERTTTRPQMSPALYATPDAIPLPNSPSSFPPSPYIINHKSRGPPRLLKSSSEANVVSSSSSSSSSHLKKEETITAAETDLKVSPRRRSTSFSFPISEATEEDFSSGVHAHHVGNFHFDGPVGNWGPLDGKIENGGDSELEDNAANGLDRENNNMSEPVTIKTDKESESEDFYDPGES from the coding sequence ATGCCTACGTTTTCTGCTATTGCTTTGGATAGAATGATAGAGCCAGGGGCTTCCACATCTGTCGAGAGTGTTCCAACCGCGTTTTACTCAaagccgccgccgccgccgatATCAAAACTTGAGAAAGGTAAAGGTAAATTACCTAACGAGAGGACGACGACTCGTCCTCAGATGTCACCTGCTCTCTACGCTACTCCTGATGCCATCCCGCTTCCCAATTCGCCATCTTCTTTCCCGCCTTCTCCTTACATTATCAACCACAAATCACGTGGACCTCCGCGTCTTCTTAAAAGCTCTTCTGAGGCTAatgttgtctcttcttcttcttcttcttcttcttcccacctGAAGAAAGAGGAAACTATTACTGCTGCTGAAACTGATTTAAAGGTTTCCCCTCGGAGGAGGTCCACCTCCTTCTCCTTTCCTATCAGTGAGGCTACTGAAGAGGATTTTTCCAGTGGAGTTCATGCTCATCATGTTGGTAACTTTCATTTTGATGGTCCTGTTGGGAATTGGGGTCCGCTTGACGGTAAAATTGAGAATGGAGGAGACTCAGAGTTGGAGGATAATGCCGCCAATGGTTTAGATagggaaaataataatatgtctGAGCCTGTCACTATCAAAACAGACAAGGAGAGCGAGTCTGAAGATTTCTATGACCCAGGTGAATCATGA
- the LOC104710055 gene encoding DNA-3-methyladenine glycosylase 1-like — MSLRKTLTAVNKPGSSISAGNLTNVSEVTGSSSKITFRPRKLRKVSSDPIIVITASSPSLSTKSAVDLALLHLKSSDELLGALITTHNDPPVFESANPPFLSLARSIIYQQLATKAAKCIYDRFISLFDGGESGVLPESLISLSAVDLRKIGVSGRKASYLHDLADKYKSGVLSDELILKMSDEELIDRLTLVKGIGVWTVHMFMIFSLHRPDVLPVGDLGVRKGVKDLYGLRDLPGPLQMQQLCEKWRPYRSVGSWYMWRLIEARKTKLSK; from the coding sequence ATGTCTCTCCGTAAAACCCTAACCGCCGTGAATAAACCGGGTTCTTCAATCTCCGCCGGTAATCTTACTAATGTTTCAGAGGTCACTGGTTCTTCTTCTAAAATCACGTTTCGACCTCGTAAATTAAGGAAAGTATCGTCAGATCCGATCATCGTCATCACCGCGTCGTCTCCTTCTCTATCAACCAAATCAGCGGTTGATCTCGCTCTCCTTCACTTAAAAAGCTCCGACGAACTCCTCGGAGCGTTAATCACAACGCACAACGATCCTCCAGTGTTCGAATCAGCCAATCCTCCGTTCCTCTCCTTAGCGAGATCCATCATCTACCAACAGCTCGCGACGAAAGCAGCCAAGTGTATCTACGATAGGTTCATCTCTCTGTTCGACGGCGGTGAATCAGGTGTTCTCCCTGAGTCGTTGATCTCGCTCTCCGCCGTTGATCTCCGTAAGATCGGTGTCTCCGGGAGAAAAGCGAGTTACCTCCACGATCTAGCTGATAAGTACAAGAGCGGTGTGCTCTCCGATGaattgattttgaaaatgaGTGATGAAGAGTTGATTGATCGGTTAACTTTGGTTAAAGGGATTGGAGTTTGGACCGTTCATATGTTTATGATCTTCTCGTTGCATAGACCTGATGTTTTGCCTGTGGGTGATCTTGGTGTGAGGAAAGGTGTTAAAGATCTTTATGGGTTGAGAGATCTTCCTGGTCCTTTGCAGATGCAGCAGCTTTGTGAGAAATGGCGTCCTTATAGGTCCGTTGGTTCGTGGTACATGTGGAGACTCATCGAGGCTCGTAAGACCAAATTGTCCAAATAG
- the LOC104710053 gene encoding uncharacterized protein LOC104710053 encodes MFRAMSTRKPHGGYEKLGEEEARLKRVASVPAGVYGQSRNPMDQEVKKTPTTTTVKPTGGSVHPLFSFFDVHFQRKKKKTMTKKKSLATSKPEFARYMEYVKEGGVWDPSSNAPVIHYR; translated from the coding sequence ATGTTTAGAGCCATGAGCACTAGGAAACCCCATGGTGGCTATGAAAAGCTCGGCGAGGAAGAAGCGAGGTTGAAAAGGGTCGCGAGCGTTCCGGCTGGTGTTTATGGTCAATCAAGAAACCCGATGGATCAAGAGGTGAAGAAGACaccgacgacgacgacggtgAAACCAACCGGTGGTTCTGTTCATCCTTTGTTCAGTTTCTTTGACGTTCATttccaaaggaagaagaagaagactatgacgaagaagaagagtttggcgACTTCGAAACCCGAGTTTGCGAGGTATATGGAGTATGTGAAGGAAGGAGGTGTGTGGGATCCGAGTTCTAACGCACCTGTGATTCATTACAGATAG